In the Arthrobacter sp. Soc17.1.1.1 genome, GCCCTTCGGCACGAACAACCCGCACGTGCTCGGCTACCAGCGCCCGGGCCTGCTCGACGGCGAGGAGTCGACCGTCCTCGTGCTCGCGAATGTCGCGGACACCCCGCAGGACATCACCGCCCTCACGCTGTCAGGCCTGCCCGAGACCGCCCTCGACCTCATCAGCGGCGAGCGGGCCCTCCTGCGTGCGGGCATCACGATCGACCCGCACGGGGTGCGCTGGTACCGGCTGTAGCCTCGGACACCGGTGCCGGCCGCTGCCGGGCGGAGCCTCGAACACCGGTGCCGGGTCTGCCGCCGGACGGGCCGTCAGGCCTGCTGCCGCGAGAACTCCCCCGCCGCGCGCACCTGCTCCGGGGTGGGCCGCACCCCGGTGTAGAGCACGAACTGTTCCTCCGCCTGCAGGGCGACCACCTCGGCGCCCGTGATGACCGGCGTGCCGGCCCGCCGGGCCGCGAGGATCAGCGGCGTATCGGACGGGGAGGCGACGACGTCGAACACCACCTGAGCGGCGTCGATCGCGGTCTGCGGGAAGGCCACAGCATCGGCGTCGGCACCGGTCATGCCGAGCGGCGTGACGTTGAGGATCAGGTCCGCCGTCGACTCCCCCACCTCCTGCTGCCAGGCGAAGCCGTACAGGTCGGCCAGCGCCCGGCCCGTGCGCTCGTTGCGGGCCACGACGGTCACGCGCGTGAAGCCCGAGTCGCGGAGGGCGGCGACGACGGCCTTGGCCATCCCGCCGGAACCCCGGACGAGCACCGAGTGCGTCGTCGGGACGGAGTGCTCCCGCAGCAGCCGCTCCACAGCGAGGTAGTCGGTGTTGTACGCGGTGAGGACGCCGTCGTCGTTCACGATGGTGTTCACGGAGTCGATGGCCTGCGCGCTGGGGTCGAGGTGGTCCACGAGCGCGATCACCTCCTCCTTGAACGGCATCGAGACGGCGCAGCCCCGGATGCCGAGACCGCGCAGCCCGGCGATGGCCGAGGGCAGGTCGGTGGTGGTGAACGCCTTGTAGATGTAGTTGAGCCCCAGCTCGTCGTACAGGTAGTTGTGGAAGCGCGTGCCGATGTTGCTGGGCCGCGCGGCCAGGGAGATGCAGAGGGTCATGTCTTTGTTCAGGATGGGCACCCGACCATCATCCCAGCAGAGCCGCCGACCGGGAGCTCCCCATGCCGGGTGCGCGTGCCACGTACTAGCATTGGGACGAGTCTCCCGCGACGGCGCGTTGCCGAGGCACCACCATCCCGCACCGCTCCAGGAGCCAGCCCTTGAAGATCGATTTTGCGCAATCGGCCCAGTCCACGCTCGGCGTCGAGTGGGAACTCGCGATCGTGGACCGCTACAACGGCGAGCTCGTCTCCGTCGCCGACCAGGTGCTGCGCGGCGTCAGCGCGAACCACCCCGAGCTGCAGGACGACGACGAGCACCCCCACATCAAGCAGGAACTCCTGCTCAACACCGTGGAGCTGGTCACCGGCGTCTGCACCACCGTGGAGGAGGCGAAGGCGGACCTGTCCCGCTCCCTCGCGGCCGTCCGCGAGGTCACGGATCCCATGGGCGTGGAGCTGTTCTGCGCGGGTTCGCACCCCTTCAGCGCGCCGCGCGCCCAGCAGGTCACGGACAAGGACCGCTACGCGAAGCTGATCGACCGCACGCAGTGGTGGGGCCGGCAGATGGTCATCTACGGCGTGCACGTGCACGTGGGGCTCGACCACCGGGACAAGGCCCTGCCCGTGGTGGACGGCCTGACCAACTACTTCCCGCACTTCCAGGCACTCTCGGCGTCGTCACCGTTCTGGGGTGGCGAGGACACCGGCTACGCCTCGCAGCGGGCCCTCATGTTCCAGCAGCTGCCCACGGCCGGCCTGCCGTTCCACTTCGACGACTGGACCGCGTACGAGTCCTACGTCCAGGACATGTTCACCACCGGCGTGATCGACGCCGTGAACGAGATCCGCTGGGACATCCGCCCCGTCGGCAATCTCGGGACGGTGGAGATGCGCGTGTGCGACGGGCTCTCAACCCTGCAGGACGTCGGGGCGGTGGCGGCCCTGACGCAGTGCCTCGTGCACGAGTTCTCGTCCACGCTGGACGCGGGCGGCAGCATCCCCACCATGCAGCCGTGGCACATCCAGGAGAACAAGTGGAGGGCGGCCCGCTACGGCCTCGATGCGATCATCATCCTCGACGCGGAGGGCAACGAGCAGCTCGTCACCGAGCACCTTGTCGAGGTCCTGAACCGGCTCGAGCCGATCGCCGCGAAGCTCGGCTGCAGCAGTGAGCTCTCGGACGTGGAGGGGATCCTGCAGCGCGGCGCCGGGTACCAGCGCCAGCGGCGGATCGCCCGGGAGCACGACGGCGACCTCCGCGCCGTCGTGCTCGACATGGTGCAGCAGCTCCGCGCCTAGGCGCTCCAGGGACGGCGCGACGCGCCGTTGA is a window encoding:
- a CDS encoding shikimate 5-dehydrogenase, coding for MPILNKDMTLCISLAARPSNIGTRFHNYLYDELGLNYIYKAFTTTDLPSAIAGLRGLGIRGCAVSMPFKEEVIALVDHLDPSAQAIDSVNTIVNDDGVLTAYNTDYLAVERLLREHSVPTTHSVLVRGSGGMAKAVVAALRDSGFTRVTVVARNERTGRALADLYGFAWQQEVGESTADLILNVTPLGMTGADADAVAFPQTAIDAAQVVFDVVASPSDTPLILAARRAGTPVITGAEVVALQAEEQFVLYTGVRPTPEQVRAAGEFSRQQA
- a CDS encoding glutamate--cysteine ligase, with the translated sequence MKIDFAQSAQSTLGVEWELAIVDRYNGELVSVADQVLRGVSANHPELQDDDEHPHIKQELLLNTVELVTGVCTTVEEAKADLSRSLAAVREVTDPMGVELFCAGSHPFSAPRAQQVTDKDRYAKLIDRTQWWGRQMVIYGVHVHVGLDHRDKALPVVDGLTNYFPHFQALSASSPFWGGEDTGYASQRALMFQQLPTAGLPFHFDDWTAYESYVQDMFTTGVIDAVNEIRWDIRPVGNLGTVEMRVCDGLSTLQDVGAVAALTQCLVHEFSSTLDAGGSIPTMQPWHIQENKWRAARYGLDAIIILDAEGNEQLVTEHLVEVLNRLEPIAAKLGCSSELSDVEGILQRGAGYQRQRRIAREHDGDLRAVVLDMVQQLRA